From bacterium, one genomic window encodes:
- a CDS encoding pentapeptide repeat-containing protein, whose product MAMTAMEVERALSAAEQGEQAADFEGADLARVDLSGFNLSGVNFRGAVLRGAVLREADLSDADLSEADLRDADLEGAALSDADLSDADVAGASFRGATLVGAILEGANMNEAILEDAEFL is encoded by the coding sequence ATGGCGATGACGGCAATGGAAGTCGAGCGGGCGCTCAGCGCCGCCGAACAGGGGGAGCAGGCGGCCGATTTTGAGGGGGCCGATCTGGCCCGGGTGGATCTGAGCGGCTTCAATCTCTCCGGCGTCAATTTCCGCGGGGCCGTGCTGCGGGGCGCCGTCCTGCGCGAGGCGGATCTTTCGGACGCCGATCTTTCCGAGGCGGACCTCCGGGATGCCGACCTGGAGGGCGCGGCGCTCTCCGACGCGGATCTTTCAGATGCGGACGTGGCCGGCGCCAGCTTCCGGGGGGCGACGCTCGTGGGCGCCATTCTGGAGGGGGCCAACATGAATGAAGCCATCCTCGAGGACGCGGAGTTCCTCTAG